GGAACTTTTGAATgtttgcattgcaaaagtgtgctgaagtaaaaacactaaCAGTCAAACCTCATAGTtctaaagaaaatgtttgcGCTGTTGCATTATCAAAATTAACATACTAAGTCCAACTTTAagtgaaaatagaaaaacaaagctcaacTTAAATTGCAGAAAAGGATCTTTAACAAGTTCAAATAAGTTGTCAGGACGCACGTAAAAACAAGCCATGTTTTAAACCATCATAGAATCTTATTTTAAGCATGAGTTAAATAATAGAAAAGTACAATGTTAATGTGCTTTTCAATGTTAGTTTGTTAGCTACATTTAAAATTAAGCCCCAGTTGCATTCCGGAGACTTTCTTTTATACAGAaagttttggagccaaattcaaatcagcatcaaaCCAATCATGGACGTATTCCTCCCAATgggtggtgttgagcttcactgcTCAGGAGAAGTTTagaggccaaatacctttaGAACTTAATTTGAGGTGATTTCTGAAACATACAAATCCAGTTGTTAAATATCCATGATGATCACAGACCAAAAATCTCATTAAACGTGATTAAAACGACATCAAAGATAATATGTTTATCTCATatggttcctgagataataaCAGATTTAAACATGCATACAAATCTGGAATTTCACAATACAGGAAAGTAAATTCTACTATAAAGAATAACACAAGTACATACattaaataacaagaaaaatagGATTTGATATGTTTAGAATAAAAAGTCTGTCTGTGTATTTTGTGGCTgtaacagagagaaaaagggggatgtttgtgtctcatgtttttcaTCAGATTCGATGTGTTCTTCTTCAGTATTGGTCCTGATCAGCCTGGTGTCACAGATTTAGTTCAGATGTTGGGATCATCATTCTGCTGATGCTGAGTTGCCTTAATTTTCAGAATTAAACCAGTTAATTGTGGTACAGAAAGTGTTAAGGAGAGAGAAATGTCAAGAGGTCACAGGGAAATTTGCTATCTCCTCTTCTCCAGAGGTGTGGTTATTCTCATAATTGTAAttttatgacccttatcagattctGGTGGAGGCTCCAAGAGGACTGTGGGTGGTCCTGTTAAAATAAACATCCAATATGTAGATGTTCCATTTAGATGTGAGTTTTAAGTTGTCTGCTGAAATGGTTTCCTACCAACTTTACAGTTCTGTGAAGAGGTCTCTGGATTCtctgtgtgttgctctggaatgttctgctccacaGTCCACTATATAGATTTCTCATGCCACTGGAAACATTTgctatgaaaaataaattaaaaatttaaacatgaTCTCTTAGACTTTGAGCCAGTGAGATAAAGTGATATGAagtgattaatttaaaaaaaaaaaaaaagtcaaatatttatcaaaaagaacacaatgagCACTCTAAAATCACTCATTGGCATTATGAAGCAAAATAATCTGCAAGTTTCTGACAAGGCTAAGTGATAGTTGCAGTATGCCAACCACTGGTAACACCCAAGAACAGAATGACCAGATTAAACTGTTTAATTTGCTACagaacatctttttaaaaaaaagcttctctGCACAGATGAAATCAAGAATAACTTGTGCCACAAGGATGACAAGATAAGAATATGGAGAAGGAAAGGAAGGTGTCATGATCCAAAGCATAACACATCATCTGTCAAATACTGTGTGATGGCTTTACCGTCAATAGTACTGGGTCACTGGTGTTTATTGAATTATGGCTGCTGATAGGAGCAGAATGAACTCTGGTGTGTGTAAAACTGCACTTTCTGCTTAGATTCAGGCAAACGATGCAAAACTGTTAGAAAGGCACTTCACAGTACAGatggataatgacccaaaacacacagagctGCCTAAGGCAAAGGAATGGAATCTACTTAAATGGCTGACTCAGTCACCTGACCTTAACCCAACTGAGCATGCTGTTCACATACTTAAGACAAACCTAAAGGCAGAACGACAGCCCAAATGAGCAGCAACTGAAGTTGGCTGCAGCTAAGGACTGGCAAAACATCTCAAGGGAGACATCCCAGCATTTGGCAGCATCCATGGGTTCCAGACTTTTGGGATTTGTATCtaagaattaaaaataatccTTATCTATGTAATTAAGTTAGTTTGTCCAGTTGCTTTTAAGCCTGAGAAATGaagtatgtaaaaatatattgtcatttctgaacagttaatgcaatattttgttaaatCCCTTGAATTAAATCTGaagctccatccatccatcgagTCACATCTTGATTGCTTCATTGCAAATCCACTATGGTGGTCTACAGAGGCCAAACCATGAAAATTGAGCTACTCTCCACATACATATAGACCTAATTTACAAGTATATTAAGTATGTATGTAGTTAAGCCCTATGAAAAAAGTCATGAGGGTATGTTTTCAAATACGAAATACGAGGCAGTTCTACAGTTGTACTCTATGCTCTGTTACTCTGAGGTTCTcatttccattttgttgttttcagattaATGTTAAGCTAACATAAACTACAGTTTTCACAACAAAAGCCTTCAGGCTGCAAAAAGAACGGAATCCCTCTGGTTTGTGGTGGGCTTCTCATTTGAAAATTTAACAAGTTTTGACTCCTATTGACAAaaaggagaacatggagaagcAGTCACCAGCACTTCACCATGGGCAAGATGTTGCTGGCACATGAGGACTTTCCATAACAGTACCTAACAGTAAggcaaattacaaaaaaaaaaaaaggctggaggtaaaatttctttttttttgtgtggatTTCTTCCAAAGAAACAGCTCAGCTggtaattgttttttgttgttgttgtttgttttgtttttttcaacatttaaaaacaggcctcttatttcaaatgttacaacactgaaaaataaatggaagAATTCAGCCTCCTCCCAGTGATGTGTACAACATGCCGattaacaaaatacaacaaCCTTTCCAAAAGATTAGACATGACTCAGTGAACATTGTAGCACACATTACACTGTTCTTCAATTGATACCACTATGCTTGGTTCCATTAAGCTCCATCTTTCTTCAGTATCCAGTACTTCCAACCTGAGTCATTCCAGAGGTCCTGCTGAGCCACTGTTCATGCTGCCACCaatgcatgaaaacaaattcaaaggGGGCATTTCTATTTCGAAGCAGCacattttctctctccctcagtGGACGATTGCTCATACAGTAAGCAGAGCAGAGGTGGCTATCATTAAGCAATTTCGACTGAAGGTGGGAACAACAAAGGTTTGGCTCACTGAGGCCTGCAATTACTGGACAGTCTACACATAACTTATTTCTAGAAGTCTTCAACTTGACCTAAACTCTAAAGATGCCATCAATCATCTGGGTTCAGGATAATATTTGAGAACGTTAAATCTTGTGGCCATTAAGCATTTTTAATGCTGGTagtaagaattttttttttagatcattAACTGCATAATATACCTTTACTGCAGGCACAAGCTATCTCAAGTAGCAATTTCAGCAAAACACTTTAGTCTGCTGCTTGACTACTACTGATGGCTTAGTTGGATTTAGTCTTGACACATGCAGATGAAAGATGAGGAGTAGAAGTGCATCCAGTCAGTCTCAATGACCTATCCTACTTTAAACGAAAATCAACCTTCTTCCCACTGAGTAACAACTCATGCTTAAACGCATTTATGAAGAAAGTCGATCATGATGTCAACTTGATTCTACAAAATAACACAGCAACTACGTCAAATTTGTGCTCAGGTGAAAGACGAGCTATGGTGTGgcttaaaaaagaagaagacatcGTGGTGAGAAGAGCGGATAAAGGGGGAGCTACAGTAATATGGGGTAAGAATGATTACATCATGGAAGcccaaaaacaattaaacaatagACAGTATTATGTGCCACTCAAATCGAACCCCACTGAGAACATAAAAAGAGAcctttttgcaattttgaaCCCTGCACTGGAAAATAAGTGGATTAACAAGAATGAATTTgaatttctctctccctctaacCCTAAACTGGCAACTTTTTATCTTCttcccaaaatacacaaaaaccttCATTCACCCCCAGGTAGACCAATAATTAACGGAATTGACACTATTACAGAACCAGCTTCTCAATATATAGACTTTGTTATCAAACCCCTAACAATGTCACTGAAAGCATATTTGCAAGATACTACACATATACTCAAGGACCTTCAAGAAATGCAACAAGCCCCAAATGCTATTTTAGCAACCATGGATGTTGAGTCACTTTACTCAAATATTGACCACCAGGAAGGCCTAGAGGcccttgaacattttttacaaaaaagatcaAACACCGAGACTCCTCCGACacaatttgttgtttctctCACCCAATGGTCCCTCAATAACAATATATTCCTATTCCAGGATCGTCTCTACCAACAAACCAAGGGGACTGCCATGGGGGCTTCATACGCCCCCAACTATGCGGGATTATTTTTGGGGCTATGGGAAGAGAGGTATGTGCACAGCACTGAAAACCCCTTCAAACAGCTCATCAAATACTATGGTCGTTACATTGATgaccttttcttcatttttactggtACAACAGAACAACTTCAAGAATTTCATCAATATTTAAACAGCACTAATCCTAACATCAAACTCAGTTTGGAATTcagcaacaaagaaataaacttctTGGACCTTCTAATATCACTGGATGAACAAGGCTCAATACACACATCTCTGTTCAGAAAAAGTACAGATCGAAAtactgttttacatgctgaatccTTCCATCCTAAGAGTCTCATTGAAAATATTCCATTTGGGCAATTTCAACGTCTCAAGCGCATCTGCAACTCTCAAACGGACTTCAATACCCAAGCTACGGAAATGCAACAGCGGTTCGTTCAAAGGGGCTACAAAGCAAAGACACTGAGTGGGGCTCTAACACGAGCAAAAACTTTGGACAGAAGAAATCTTCTCATAAGGAGACAGCGAGCtccatcacaaacaaaaaacagaattttctgtACTTTACAGTACAGCAACATGGCATACAAAATCAAAAACGCCATTATAAAAAACTGGTCCATACTGGCTTGTGACCCTTCACTGGGCCCCTTGTTCTCTGAGCCCCCCAGGTTTGCCTTTAAAAAAGCCCCCACCCTCAAGGACAAAATCGTCAAAAACTATTTGCCAGCATCAAAACTTGagacttttttcaaaaaacccaTTGGCACCTTCAGATGTGGGGCATGTGTCCATTGCACACAGATCAATCGTTCTACACATTTTATGGACTCTACATGCACCTACACTTTTAAATGTCGttcttttgcaaactgtaaTACAACACATGTGGTATACCGACTggactgtgtttgtgggtgtttttacattggtcgcacaaaaagaaaactgaaagagcgttttgcagaacacaaatatgctatccgtaaaggaaacatggaatatccgattgcaaaacatttcaagaacatGACCCACACAAACATTAATGAACTCACAATCATGGCAATTGAAGTTATTGAGAACACTCCCCGAGGGGGTGACAGGTTGAAAAGATTATTGCAGAGGGAAACCTTCTGGATCCACTCTTTGAAAGCAACTGTGTTCCCTGgactaaatgaagaaatagacttttctccgtttctgtaaatatattaatgtgttCTGAATGATTGTCTTTGATGATGAGGGTTTACTCACTGTTTCATGCCACTGTTTCCTATTCTACACACAGTGCCTTGCAGtcagtaattttttcattatttattttcttctatatgttaacatgatgcatcatggtttattattgaaatatagtgttacataatgagctttatttatgcattatggATGATATGCTTGCCTattgctctgtgaaaatattccaaagtgtatatattttatttgtcttttatgaatgaatacttgggtggagtcacatgaccacacacgatcatgtgacttcctgttaagtgttttttaaaagtagacttcctgctgttcagttcatttacaaatgttgcCCTGACGAAGACTTGGTGTCGAAACATGTTGGTGGTGTCCATGTAGCTAATAAAGGACTTTTAATTGAGTAAGTACAGAGTGCCTCGgacttttcttgcttcagttcaagtcacagttactgcttcagcaagttttttctgtatttctattcatCCGCGGGCCTGGTCCTTGTAGAGCACCTGCTTTTTACCCATTGTTCACACCTGTTTTGGAGCCATAAGCAGCACTCAACAATCCTCCCTTTTTTTGCAAAGTCTCAATGACCATTTACTGTTGTTGAATTAcagaaaagctgaaataaaaaaaaaaagttttaaactaAAGACTCTTTAAGAAGGCCGAGTTCCTTGATGCAGCCACATGGTCAAAAAACTGTTTGCCTTCCTCAGCCACACCCAGATACTATAGCAGttggttctttttttaagttACTTTTTTGGCATTATTGGACAGGTTagcagagaggcagacaggaaagcagggagaagaacTGTAGTAAAGGACCAGGAGCTGGAATTGAACCCTGGCCAATGGGGGACTATAGTCAGCAACTATAGTCCCCGtccatgggtcacccactcaaccacTTGAGCTACCTGGGTGCCCTAGTGGCTAGTTCTTACTCAACTTGGGCTCAACTTTCAACTTCCTCACCCAGGTGGAGTTAGACTCTCTGGTCTCCTCTAGGTGGGGGTAAACACAGCTATGGCCATTCATTCTCCCAtaggcacacatgcacactctctctctctctctcccattcACATCCCCATACTTGTAACAAGAAAGAATGTATGAAAATCAACATAAAGCTTAATTTGGCTCCTACACTATTTCTATTGTTACTTAAGTGAATGattatagcaattatcattaTCTATCAAATATAATCAAATCTACACCTGCATTTGCTGTAAAGGCCAGTAGGGAAGTGTATAGAGCCGAACCTCTAGAGACGGCTAGCGCTCATAATGGCAATGATTATGGGAATCAtgagctgttgttgttgtttacgtttgtttgtagtattagttaataaatgtttgtgtataattatcatCAGTTCTAccatgtatttctttgtttgggaACTGGTGAGCATTGAAATCAGAGTTCACAAAATGAAGACTGATCAAGACAAGTAGACTTCATTAATCATTAAATTCAGTCTGAAGTATTAGTCATTAATTTCCAAATGTAATACTCAGTGGTGCTCATGATTGGAAACAAGTGcaattttattcataaattGTAGTTTGTGTATTGTAATTTGGTACAGCTATGCGATGCTGCTACGCTACATATTCTACATGTGGTGTAGCTGCTGGTTCTCACATGAGACATATATTATCATGTGTGGGTAAAATCAATTCAAACATATGTTACCAATTGAAGTAAATCATTTAAGTTGGTTGAACAATTCTACTTTTTAGTAAATTAGGGATTTtcagatttagttgtttttttcctaatCCAGATCCGAGTCCTTTAACTGGGCTGCTACTATGGACACTTTAAACAATATCAAGACAATTTAAGacaatttcaatttcattttagctGCAATACATCTTAcggatatatgtgtgtgtgtgtgtgtgtgtgtgtgtgtgtgtgtgtgtgtgtgtgtgtgtgtgtgtgtgtgtattttaaattatgttCTCTTCGTTTTGCCCGCAGTGCAGTTGTATATACagctaaatgaaaatgaaggttgatttgacttgatttgaataaaatcaaacagtatttgccaaaaccatgtccaACTTGACTATTATATACTTTCATTTACCTAAGTGTTCAATAAACAAGTTTAACCTTCTAAATGTGTGATCCATCTCATTTTCACAAGATACTTTATCCAAATACTGAAAGTCCTGCTTTAAAACTATCATGGTAATGAGCATGAATGATTGATTTGATGCAAATAAAAGTTTACCTGCGAGAATGAAACCCTGTTATTTGGACTACAAAGACATTTTCAGCAGTGATACAGAGTgttgcttattttatttcataaacAAGTTCTGGCTGGCTACAGGCACAAACAGTCAAGCAGTCGAGTTTAATTTTCGCCTGTCATCACAGACTCGCAAGTGACAGCTGCTATGACCTAAGACAGGAAAGACAACAGATTCATGACCATCTGAGCTTAGCGATCCATGTATTTTTCCAACCCGAGTGTGTGAAGAGTGTCATTTACCAGTGCgaacaaaacaacttttttgtttcacattcacacactaaTTTTGACTCACATATCGAACAAAATGCTGGCAGTGTAGTCCGGCTGTCATTACGGAGAGCAGCAGGCAGCAACACTGGCAAGCTGAGGTGAACAAAACACTATAGAATTCAGTGGAGAAAGAATAAGAATTTGATCAGCTTCATTTTAGCCAATACCAGTCTTAAAAGATGTATTTTTGACCGAATCAAACATCATCCTGATCCTTAAAATCAGCATGGGACATTCCTTGTAGCAAGTTAGTTTATTGTATAATGACATGACCCACAGAGGCTACTGTATGGATAGATTTGGGGGAATAACAATACAATGACTTCTTCTCTTATTGCATGCAATGTTAATGGTGCTTTCTAATCCAGTGACTGTGATTTTGTACGTGTGGTGGCTGTTGCCAGGTGACAGCGACTAGGAGGTATTGAGAAAGTGTCGGGATTCTGATTTTCAAATGTCTGTATCCCTACACTTCGCTCAAGTCCTCTCAAACACAACATGTGGTGTGTCTTGTTTGGTCACCTGTGGAGGAATTATAAAGTGGCAGAGTCAAAAAGTCCTGCGGGGAAATTGATGCAAGATTCCAGCAGCAATTTCATATTAATTTCTGTCTCCACAGGTACTGGACCCTGAAGCTGAAATGATAATGAGATTACACTTGTCTGTTTCTATTTGATATGGGCAGTGCGATCTTAATCAGAATTGGATCTTCATTACAGGGTTACCGTTGTAAAAGCCTCACACAAAAGTGAATCCACAATATTAATTCTACTGACGTGTGTAATTATTTGTGCAATTTAATTAATACCTGTAAATGCCAAAGTGGGTATCCAACAATTCAACAATCCTCATATAAATATGGAAATGAACATGTCTATGCGTCAGAGTTGTGGGAAtatgtcttcttttttatttctaatattAGTTATATCTAGTGCTGTGAAACGATTAAGAATTGTGATCAGATTAATCACacggttgctgtggattaatttcaatgaatcacaattaaatatcattcatgtttaatctatattaatcacgtttcattttgcatgagcaaacagactcaagaaagaagggaatatatatgtatatatatgtgtgtatatatatatatatatatatatatatatatatatatatatatatatatatatatatatatatacactgctaaaaaaaaaaacactttgaaaatacattatattttaATGGGAAAACATAACAACCTGGCAATCTGGATATCTACATTGATATGGACTGGATAATGTGTTAAGAATGAAAACATGCCACATCgcttgatggaaatgaaaattagCAACCTGCAGAGGACTGAATTCAAGACACCCCAAAAGtcagtgaaagtgaaaaaatgaTGTGGCAGGCTAGTCCATCTTTCTGAAATTACTTGGCATCAACCTCAAAATGATACTCAGTAGTGTTTCTGACCTCCACGTGCTTGTATGCATGCCTGACAATGTCGGGGCATGCTCTTAATGAGACGATGGATAGTGTCCTGAGGTATCTCCTCCCAGCACTGGACCAGggcatcactgagctcctggacagtctgaggagcaacctggtggtGTTGGATGGACCAAAACATAATgttccaaaggtgttctattggatttagATCAGGTGAGTATTGGGGCCAGTCAACGGTATCAATTCCTTCATCCTCCAGGAACTGCATGCATACTTTTGCCACATGAGGACAGGCATTGTCGTGCACCAGGAGGAACCCAGGACCACTGCACCAGCGTAGAGTCTGACAATGGGTCCAATGATTTCATCCTGATACCTAATGGCAGTCAGAGTGCCATTCTCCAGCCTGTAGAGATCTGTGCGTCCCTCACGGGACATGCCTCCCCAGACCTTCACTGACCCACCACGAAACCGGTCATGCTAAACCATGTTACAGGCAGCATAATGTTCTCCACGGCTTCTCCAGACCCTTTCATGTCTGTCGCACGTGCTCACGATGAACCTGctctcatctgtgaaaagcacagGGTGGCAGTGATGGAACTGCCAATTCCTGTGTTCTATGGCAAATGTCAACCAAGCTCCACAGTGTTAGGCAGTAAACACAGGGCCCACTAGAGGACGTCGGGCCCTCAGACCTTCCTCATGAAGTCCgtttctgattgtttggtcaGAGGCATTCACACCAGTGGCCTGCTGGAGGTCATTTTGTAGGGCTTTGGCAGTGCTCATCCTGTTCCTCCTTGCATAAAGGAGCAGATACCTGTTCTGCTGATGGGTTGAACACCTTCTACGTCCATGTCTAGCTCTCTTAGAGTAACTGCCTGTCTCCTGGAACTTCCTTCATGCTCTTGAGACTGTGCTCGGAGACACAGCAAACCTTCTGGCAATGGCACGTATTGATGTGCCATCGTGGAGGAACTGGACTGCCTATGCAACCTCTGTATGGTCCAGGCATCGCCTCATGCTACCACAAGTGACACTGCCCCTAGCCAAATGTAAAACTattgaaaaacagtcagaaaacacgaggagggaaaaaaatgtcagtggcctTCATGTGTAAAACCATTCCTGTTTTGAGGGGTGTCTCGTTGTTACCCCTCTAGTGCACctgtttctaattttattaACACCAAAGCTgctgaaactgattaaaaaccaCCTCTTTTACTTACTTGACCAGATCAGTATCCCAGAAGTTTAACTGTCTTGATGCAATACTTGGATTAAAAAgtgttcctttattttttttgagcagtatatatatatatatatatatatatatatatatatatatatatatatatatatatatatatatatatatatatatatatatatatatatatatatatatatatatataagaacTCAAGATCTACTGATTTTTAACCCCTATCAGGTCAAGATGCTGCATCCAACATTTACCATGATGCGACCTAGAGCAGACTTTTGGACTTTCTCGGTCTAGTaaaatgttgggtttttttatatttggaaGTGTGTAGAGTTTCCAGAAGGGTTTGCACTTTAAATatactgaagctgctgttgCTAACACCCATCTCCATTAAACTCCATGCCCCCAGTTTACAACATTAGATTCCTAATGTGAGTGCATAGTACATAAACTCAAGCAGAAATAACCtgtggtgacatcagtagaggTTATTTCTCAGATTTGACAGCACTCCTTCAGAGTCACAGAGGACTTTATACAACTGTTTTCATGGGCTCAGTAATGCTCCACTTGAGTCTTGTAAAGCGACCTTTGTGTGCTAAATTGGTGGAGTGCggttttaaagctttattgtaaaatattacaattcAGAAAAAGAAGGGTGATAAACGCTGCAACAAAGGTTGACGCTTGAAGTCTCAGTACCCGTGAACTCTACGGAACAGATTTTTAAACAGGCATGGATGACTTGTAGTAATGTAGTAAACAGTCACTTCTGCATGTTTTCAAAAGGGAACATGCACTTctatgtcatttttggacagatATTGTAATTGAGTTTCCATTCACTTGGTGAATAGCAGAAAATTGAAGGTCTAAGCAGAAACAGTGAGGAGATCTCTTGTGCATATTGTATGTTGTTTAATGGATTTGATCATTTGTCTTTGccgaatatttttttatttaattagccTACAACAGCTACAGCgcaataatgacaaaaacgtaCTCAAAGTAATTATGAAAGTGGGCACAAATAACTAATTGATCATTTGCCACTTGCAACATACGACACTGTACCACTTCATGCGATTATTTTTCAGCCAGAGTCTGAGCAACAACATAATTTTCTataattaaatacaataaacagaCACTGTAATCATGAATGTAATCAGTTTCTTATTGCATAGAGTTTGTCAAGAGACTGATTTACTACAAAAAATAAGAACCAACAAGAAGCAATcacttcatgcatttttttgtatattacATTGATCAGGATCTTCAGTATAAACTTAGCCAGGATGCAGAAAAGAAGGTTtctgaactgtttaaaaaatttctgaaaagacATAACTGAACCAACTTTGTAAACTATTCTTGAAAATTTGTAAGTACTTAATATCTTCTTTACTCTGCAATACATACATTTGAACACTTGAAAATCACTAAATTTTCTGTTATATATGGCTAAAATATGGGgtgaaaatgtgcatatttaatttgaacatttaacataGAAGGATTTATAGAAGAATTTgtgcttggtgtcaaaatttagggccattcctgtactttcacattgtgttttttattttgtgatattaCCTATCCCACATGACCTTTGAATCCGAAGGtcagacagatatttttgatttttagctgttcttatatcatacataacatagga
This DNA window, taken from Amphiprion ocellaris isolate individual 3 ecotype Okinawa chromosome 11, ASM2253959v1, whole genome shotgun sequence, encodes the following:
- the LOC129350086 gene encoding uncharacterized protein LOC129350086 isoform X1; amino-acid sequence: MGASYAPNYAGLFLGLWEERYVHSTENPFKQLIKYYGRYIDDLFFIFTGTTEQLQEFHQYLNSTNPNIKLSLEFSNKEINFLDLLISLDEQGSIHTSLFRKSTDRNTVLHAESFHPKSLIENIPFGQFQRLKRICNSQTDFNTQATEMQQRFVQRGYKAKTLSGALTRAKTLDRRNLLIRRQRAPSQTKNRIFCTLQYSNMAYKIKNAIIKNWSILACDPSLGPLFSEPPRFAFKKAPTLKDKIVKNYLPASKLETFFKKPIGTFRCGACVHCTQINRSTHFMDSTCTYTFKCRSFANCNTTHVVYRLDCVCGCFYIGRTKRKLKERFAEHKYAIRKGNMEYPIAKHFKNMTHTNINELTIMAIEVIENTPRGGDRLKRLLQRETFWIHSLKATVFPGLNEEIDFSPFL
- the LOC129350086 gene encoding uncharacterized protein LOC129350086 isoform X2, whose translation is MGIVSTNKPRGLPWGLHTPPTMRDYFWGYGKREQLQEFHQYLNSTNPNIKLSLEFSNKEINFLDLLISLDEQGSIHTSLFRKSTDRNTVLHAESFHPKSLIENIPFGQFQRLKRICNSQTDFNTQATEMQQRFVQRGYKAKTLSGALTRAKTLDRRNLLIRRQRAPSQTKNRIFCTLQYSNMAYKIKNAIIKNWSILACDPSLGPLFSEPPRFAFKKAPTLKDKIVKNYLPASKLETFFKKPIGTFRCGACVHCTQINRSTHFMDSTCTYTFKCRSFANCNTTHVVYRLDCVCGCFYIGRTKRKLKERFAEHKYAIRKGNMEYPIAKHFKNMTHTNINELTIMAIEVIENTPRGGDRLKRLLQRETFWIHSLKATVFPGLNEEIDFSPFL